In Archangium violaceum, the following are encoded in one genomic region:
- a CDS encoding biotin/lipoyl-binding protein, producing the protein MDMPNALPIDVPQPARVAVWKRRPRGRWVILAGGLLYWRLHPRRLVAVQVVRGMAVEAVHANGTVAAKDRVDIRARAAGPLMRLLVREGDVVEKDQLLALIDTPTLERATRAPLLDGNGYPHPVPLPEGEGWVGDGWLASGLASFRDSVRQFDLLLPVTVEPAL; encoded by the coding sequence ATGGATATGCCCAACGCTCTGCCCATCGATGTCCCTCAGCCGGCCCGCGTCGCTGTATGGAAGCGCAGGCCGCGAGGAAGGTGGGTCATCCTGGCGGGAGGGCTCCTCTACTGGAGGCTGCACCCTCGGCGGCTGGTCGCCGTCCAGGTGGTGCGGGGCATGGCGGTCGAAGCGGTCCATGCCAACGGGACCGTCGCGGCGAAGGACCGGGTCGACATCCGGGCGCGGGCCGCTGGGCCGCTCATGCGCCTCCTGGTGCGGGAGGGCGATGTCGTAGAGAAGGATCAATTGCTCGCCCTCATCGACACGCCGACACTGGAGCGCGCAACCCGCGCTCCCCTGCTGGACGGGAACGGATACCCTCACCCCGTCCCTCTCCCGGAGGGAGAGGGGTGGGTGGGGGATGGGTGGTTAGCGTCTGGGTTGGCGTCTTTCCGCGATTCCGTTCGCCAGTTTGACCTGCTGCTTCCAGTGACCGTAGAGCCGGCCCTGTGA